In Campylobacter sp. MIT 99-7217, a genomic segment contains:
- the mrdA gene encoding penicillin-binding protein 2: MRMRLVFAFVILFFILLLSRIYYLSIKSNVYYEEMAKQNAVKTQFLAPVRGIITDRNGKYLAINELGFSISIKPYLHIKKQNRSILQGEIEAISNAFLELNATLLYKTYEKADSYYNQDFIEVVDFIPYDEMISKYAQLDLRENLQIKPTIQRKYPYKSLASHIIGYVGKANLQDMNENEVAKLTNYTGKSGLERYYNELLQGTKGVREVRVNALNKEIEEISLIKPVTNDIKISIDIELQQFLTELFADSSGSAIIMNAEDGSILAGGSFPEYDLNPFVTGISVQDWKELSNNPEHPFTNKMVNGLYPPGSVVKMGVALAFMDSRLMNTSSSFFCTGSVELGGRFFRCWNRSGHGEMDLKHAIKQSCDVYFYEGGLRVGIDTISSVLGRIGFGNKTGVDLPHEFVGIVPSKEWKLSKYNRAWFQGETLNTSIGQGDFLITPMQLAKYTAQLAKGKGVTPRFLMQENNESLEDEEIFTPFEKSQLPAIRDAMFAVANEQGGTAFRYLNALPVKVAAKTGTAQVVGFSQADKNKVRESDLKYYSRSHIWLTSFAPYKKPKYVVTVLLEHGGRSLTAGEMTARIYHKLTELGYLQKEN; encoded by the coding sequence GTGAGAATGCGTTTAGTTTTTGCTTTTGTTATCTTGTTTTTTATCTTGCTTTTAAGCAGAATTTATTATTTGAGCATAAAATCAAATGTTTATTATGAAGAAATGGCAAAACAAAATGCTGTTAAGACGCAGTTTTTAGCTCCTGTTCGTGGTATTATCACGGATAGAAATGGCAAGTATTTGGCGATTAATGAGCTTGGTTTTAGCATTTCGATTAAGCCTTATTTGCACATTAAAAAGCAAAATAGAAGCATTCTTCAAGGTGAGATTGAAGCTATTTCTAACGCCTTTCTTGAGCTTAATGCTACTTTATTGTATAAAACTTATGAAAAAGCAGATTCTTACTACAATCAAGATTTTATCGAAGTGGTGGATTTTATACCTTATGATGAAATGATTTCAAAATATGCCCAGCTTGATCTTAGAGAAAATTTACAAATCAAACCAACTATCCAAAGAAAATATCCTTACAAATCCTTAGCAAGTCATATCATTGGTTATGTTGGCAAGGCAAATTTACAAGATATGAATGAAAATGAGGTTGCAAAACTTACAAACTATACAGGTAAAAGTGGCTTAGAGCGGTATTATAACGAACTTTTGCAAGGCACAAAGGGCGTTCGAGAAGTAAGGGTTAATGCCTTAAATAAGGAAATTGAAGAAATTTCTTTGATAAAGCCTGTAACTAATGATATTAAGATTAGCATAGACATAGAATTACAGCAATTCCTAACAGAGCTTTTTGCGGATAGTTCAGGATCTGCTATTATTATGAATGCTGAAGATGGTTCTATCTTGGCAGGAGGAAGTTTTCCAGAGTATGATCTTAATCCTTTCGTAACAGGAATTTCAGTTCAGGATTGGAAAGAACTATCAAATAATCCAGAACACCCTTTTACGAATAAAATGGTCAATGGTCTTTATCCTCCAGGATCAGTTGTAAAAATGGGTGTAGCTCTTGCTTTTATGGACTCAAGACTTATGAATACTTCAAGTAGCTTTTTTTGCACGGGTTCAGTAGAGCTTGGAGGGAGATTTTTTAGATGCTGGAACAGATCAGGACATGGGGAAATGGATCTTAAGCATGCCATTAAACAAAGTTGTGATGTGTATTTTTATGAAGGTGGCTTAAGGGTTGGTATAGATACAATCAGTAGTGTTTTGGGGCGTATAGGTTTTGGAAACAAAACAGGGGTTGATTTGCCCCATGAGTTTGTGGGTATAGTGCCAAGTAAGGAATGGAAACTTAGTAAATATAATAGGGCTTGGTTTCAAGGTGAAACCCTAAATACAAGCATAGGACAAGGAGATTTTCTCATCACTCCTATGCAACTTGCAAAATACACTGCCCAGCTTGCTAAAGGCAAGGGCGTTACTCCTCGTTTTTTAATGCAAGAAAATAATGAAAGCTTAGAAGATGAAGAAATTTTCACTCCTTTTGAAAAATCTCAGCTTCCAGCCATAAGAGATGCGATGTTTGCTGTTGCAAATGAACAAGGAGGAACGGCTTTTAGATATCTTAATGCCTTGCCTGTAAAAGTAGCCGCAAAAACAGGAACAGCTCAAGTTGTGGGTTTTTCTCAGGCTGATAAAAATAAGGTTAGAGAATCTGATCTAAAATACTACTCCCGCTCACATATTTGGCTTACGAGTTTTGCACCTTATAAAAAGCCAAAATATGTCGTTACTGTTTTGCTTGAGCATGGTGGGCGAAGCCTTACAGCAGGCGAGATGACGGCTAGAATTTATCACAAGCTCACAGAGCTTGGATATCTTCAAAAAGAAAACTAG
- a CDS encoding MFS transporter: MNTFNKTLFILWFGVFTTSMGLSQLAPILPIYIRELGVSEYDQIAFYSGLSFGILSFFMAFFAPIWGMLTNKFGCKIMLLRASLGLSVLTFLLAFVQNVEQIIILRALTGILSGFVSTAVIFVALITPKDKAAQALATLSTASVSGNLIGPLFGGLVFEFIGSRGSFIFIAFLTFCSFLTILFFINEKKITQTKDLKKLKFKENIVLILILFALTFIIQAGFNSVMPIMTLFVEQIHHSDTYIAFYTGLVVAASGLSNLAFATKIGKIADIKGADKIIVISLIFCGIIFYLQSLATNIYILILLRLLLGIALGGLTPCISALFKKNVSPARLGLVFGFNQSAFAMGNFIGSVGGGYLTAKFNIETLFSFVALVFICSALMFFVLDKKFMKI, translated from the coding sequence ATGAATACCTTTAATAAAACTCTTTTTATACTTTGGTTTGGTGTTTTTACAACAAGTATGGGGCTTAGTCAGCTCGCACCGATCTTACCTATATATATTCGCGAGCTTGGGGTTAGTGAGTATGATCAAATAGCCTTTTACTCAGGACTTTCTTTTGGTATCTTATCTTTTTTTATGGCTTTTTTTGCACCCATTTGGGGCATGCTCACAAACAAATTTGGTTGCAAGATCATGCTTTTAAGAGCGAGCTTAGGACTAAGTGTATTGACTTTTTTACTTGCCTTTGTTCAAAATGTAGAACAAATTATCATCTTAAGAGCCTTAACAGGAATTTTATCAGGCTTTGTTTCTACGGCTGTGATTTTTGTGGCACTCATTACCCCAAAAGATAAGGCCGCTCAAGCACTTGCCACCCTATCCACTGCTTCAGTGAGTGGAAATTTAATAGGTCCTTTATTTGGTGGGCTTGTGTTTGAGTTTATAGGCTCAAGAGGTTCTTTTATCTTTATCGCTTTTTTAACCTTTTGCTCGTTTTTAACCATACTTTTTTTTATCAATGAAAAAAAGATCACACAAACAAAGGATTTAAAAAAACTTAAATTTAAAGAAAATATAGTCTTGATTTTGATCCTTTTTGCTCTTACTTTTATCATTCAAGCAGGTTTTAACTCTGTCATGCCTATCATGACTTTATTTGTAGAGCAAATCCACCACAGCGATACTTACATAGCATTTTATACAGGGCTAGTTGTTGCTGCAAGTGGGCTTAGCAACTTGGCTTTTGCTACTAAGATAGGAAAAATAGCTGATATCAAAGGAGCTGATAAGATCATCGTGATTTCTTTGATCTTTTGTGGGATCATTTTTTATCTTCAAAGTCTAGCTACAAATATCTATATACTCATCTTACTAAGGCTTTTACTCGGCATTGCACTTGGAGGACTTACACCTTGCATTAGTGCTTTGTTTAAGAAAAATGTATCGCCTGCAAGACTTGGTCTTGTTTTTGGCTTTAATCAAAGTGCCTTTGCTATGGGAAATTTTATAGGTTCTGTAGGTGGAGGATATTTGACTGCTAAATTCAATATAGAAACACTTTTTTCTTTTGTTGCTCTTGTTTTTATATGTAGTGCTTTAATGTTTTTTGTTCTTGATAAAAAATTTATGAAGATCTAA
- a CDS encoding low molecular weight protein-tyrosine-phosphatase — protein MLKICFVCLGNICRSPMAEFVMKDLVKNAGLESEICVFSAGTSGEHNGEDMHFKTKAKLKQMGINAQGFTSKKLSLKLCEESDFLIVMDESNFKNASQICKNKEKILRLCDFAKDLGYKEVPDPWYSGDFDETYRIISKACENLLIYLKK, from the coding sequence ATGCTTAAAATTTGTTTTGTGTGTTTGGGTAATATTTGTCGTTCGCCTATGGCTGAGTTTGTGATGAAAGATTTGGTTAAAAATGCAGGACTTGAAAGTGAAATTTGCGTTTTTTCGGCTGGAACTTCAGGGGAGCATAACGGCGAGGATATGCATTTTAAAACAAAAGCAAAGCTTAAGCAAATGGGTATTAACGCACAAGGTTTTACGAGTAAAAAATTAAGCTTAAAGCTATGCGAGGAGAGTGATTTTTTAATCGTAATGGATGAGAGCAATTTTAAAAATGCGTCCCAAATTTGCAAAAATAAAGAAAAAATTTTAAGGCTTTGTGATTTTGCTAAGGATTTGGGCTACAAAGAAGTGCCTGATCCTTGGTATAGTGGGGATTTTGATGAAACTTATAGGATTATTTCAAAAGCTTGTGAGAATTTGCTTATCTATCTTAAAAAATAA
- a CDS encoding acetyl-CoA C-acetyltransferase, producing MQEVVIVSAKRTAIGSFMGSLKNTKAVDLATIVAKQVLKDINLDPNQVDELILGQILQAGCGQNSARQVLLASGIDESKGAFTVNKLCGSGLKAIALAYQSIALGDQEIVLAGGTENMSLAPFLLENVRDGYKMGDKKVVDSMIKDALTCAMNTYHMGVTAENLAKKYNISREEQDEFALQSQLKAKSAIDKGKFKDEIVPVVLKSKKGESIFEVDEFVRGDITKEGLSKLKPAFDKEGSVTAGNASGINDGAAMLVIMSKKKAKELGLEILATIKATASVGVDPSIMGIGAAMAAKKVLEKANMKITDIDLIEANEAFASQSLASIKELKPELHKLNVNGGAIALGHPVGASGARIMVTLLHEMKKQKKQFGLATLCVGGGQGIACIVERGE from the coding sequence ATGCAAGAAGTTGTGATTGTGAGTGCTAAAAGAACAGCCATTGGTTCTTTTATGGGAAGCTTAAAAAACACAAAAGCTGTGGATTTGGCTACTATCGTTGCTAAACAAGTTTTAAAAGATATCAATCTTGATCCAAATCAGGTTGATGAGCTTATTTTAGGGCAAATTTTACAGGCTGGTTGTGGACAAAACTCTGCAAGGCAAGTTTTACTTGCAAGTGGCATTGATGAAAGTAAAGGAGCTTTTACCGTAAATAAACTTTGTGGCTCAGGACTTAAAGCTATAGCACTTGCTTATCAAAGCATAGCATTAGGAGATCAAGAGATTGTTTTAGCAGGTGGAACTGAAAATATGTCTTTAGCTCCATTTTTACTTGAGAATGTAAGAGATGGTTATAAAATGGGTGATAAAAAGGTTGTTGATAGCATGATCAAAGATGCTTTAACTTGCGCGATGAATACTTATCATATGGGTGTTACGGCTGAAAATTTAGCAAAAAAATACAATATTTCAAGAGAGGAGCAAGATGAGTTTGCTTTGCAATCACAGCTTAAAGCTAAATCTGCTATAGATAAGGGGAAATTTAAAGATGAGATTGTCCCTGTTGTTTTAAAGAGCAAAAAAGGAGAAAGTATTTTTGAGGTCGATGAGTTTGTAAGAGGCGATATTACCAAAGAGGGACTTTCCAAGCTTAAACCTGCCTTTGATAAAGAAGGAAGCGTTACAGCAGGAAATGCTTCAGGTATAAATGACGGAGCGGCTATGCTTGTGATAATGAGTAAGAAAAAAGCTAAAGAGCTTGGCTTAGAAATTTTAGCTACGATTAAAGCTACGGCAAGTGTTGGGGTTGATCCTAGTATTATGGGTATAGGTGCTGCTATGGCTGCTAAAAAGGTTCTTGAAAAGGCGAATATGAAAATTACTGATATAGATTTGATCGAAGCCAATGAGGCTTTTGCTTCTCAGTCTTTGGCAAGCATTAAGGAACTAAAACCAGAACTGCATAAACTTAATGTAAATGGTGGGGCTATTGCACTAGGACACCCAGTTGGAGCAAGTGGAGCTAGGATAATGGTAACCTTACTTCACGAAATGAAAAAACAAAAGAAACAATTTGGTCTTGCCACGCTTTGCGTAGGCGGTGGTCAAGGCATAGCTTGCATCGTTGAAAGGGGAGAGTGA
- a CDS encoding CoA transferase subunit A, with protein MKIISAKEAAALVKDGDSVMMGGFLGCGTAHKCVDALLASNIQNLTLIGNDTAMADFSYGKLIVSRQVKNVIATHIGTNKETGRLMSEGELNVTLVPQGTLAERIRAGGYGLGGVLVTTGLGTDVQKGKEVIKVDGKEYLLEKPLRANVAMIYATYADKYGNLAFDGTTRNFNVVMAMAADIVIVEVEELLDEPLNPNHVIIPGVVVDYIVENKKEK; from the coding sequence ATGAAAATTATTAGTGCAAAAGAAGCGGCTGCTTTGGTAAAGGACGGCGATAGCGTGATGATGGGAGGCTTTTTAGGTTGTGGCACAGCTCATAAATGTGTTGATGCCTTGCTAGCTTCTAATATTCAAAATTTAACCTTAATAGGAAATGACACAGCTATGGCTGATTTTAGTTATGGAAAGCTCATTGTGAGTAGGCAGGTAAAAAATGTTATTGCTACGCACATTGGCACAAACAAAGAAACCGGACGATTGATGAGCGAGGGCGAACTTAATGTGACATTAGTGCCACAAGGAACTTTAGCAGAACGCATCAGAGCCGGAGGATATGGGCTTGGTGGCGTTCTTGTTACAACAGGACTTGGTACAGATGTGCAAAAAGGCAAGGAAGTGATCAAGGTTGATGGTAAAGAATATTTACTTGAAAAACCTTTAAGAGCTAATGTTGCGATGATTTATGCAACCTATGCTGATAAATATGGAAATTTAGCTTTTGATGGTACAACAAGAAATTTCAATGTAGTTATGGCTATGGCTGCTGATATTGTGATAGTTGAGGTTGAAGAGCTTTTAGATGAGCCTTTAAATCCAAATCATGTGATAATACCCGGCGTTGTTGTGGATTACATAGTAGAAAACAAAAAGGAGAAATAA
- a CDS encoding 3-oxoacid CoA-transferase subunit B: MALSKEELVELLAKRVAKDFKDGDLVNLGIGMPTAASNYIPQGVSIILQSENGMLMMGKMAGEGEKNPRITNAGGQCVTILKGGMFFDSSFSFGLIRGGHVDVTVLGGLEVDEQGNLANWIIPGKLVPGMGGAMDLVNGTKKVVVIMEHTDKNGNSKVKKQCSLPLTGAKCVDRLITELGVFDFENGKMKLVELQPNVSLDEIKAKTDANFEVCI, encoded by the coding sequence ATGGCACTTTCTAAAGAAGAACTCGTTGAATTACTCGCAAAAAGAGTGGCAAAAGATTTTAAAGATGGAGATTTGGTAAATTTAGGCATAGGTATGCCAACTGCGGCAAGTAATTATATCCCACAAGGTGTAAGCATTATTTTGCAATCAGAAAACGGAATGCTTATGATGGGAAAAATGGCTGGTGAGGGAGAAAAAAATCCTCGTATCACAAATGCAGGAGGACAGTGCGTTACTATCTTAAAGGGTGGTATGTTTTTTGACTCAAGCTTTAGTTTCGGTTTGATTCGTGGAGGACATGTTGATGTAACTGTTTTAGGTGGTTTAGAGGTTGATGAGCAGGGTAATCTTGCAAATTGGATTATTCCTGGCAAATTAGTACCTGGAATGGGTGGAGCCATGGATCTTGTAAATGGCACAAAAAAAGTTGTTGTGATTATGGAGCATACGGATAAAAATGGTAATTCAAAAGTAAAAAAACAATGCTCTTTGCCTCTTACTGGTGCAAAATGCGTTGATCGTCTCATCACTGAACTTGGTGTGTTTGACTTTGAAAATGGCAAAATGAAACTTGTGGAACTTCAGCCAAATGTAAGCTTAGATGAGATTAAGGCAAAAACTGATGCCAATTTTGAAGTGTGCATTTAA